In the Malaya genurostris strain Urasoe2022 chromosome 1, Malgen_1.1, whole genome shotgun sequence genome, one interval contains:
- the LOC131431669 gene encoding CLIP domain-containing serine protease B9-like isoform X2, with the protein MITRLNFGPLLLLLLLLMIQSTVQQQCMTPTRKRGLCSSIYDCSSMLSFFGDRLLTWEERDFLKLSACTGAASGQQPFVCCPDKAVRHGPGDTIQTPPPPPEIPSAVTPLQPENRAHVTGGVLPNPRANECGVSIGMRIYGGENADIDEFPWLAMLQFENFRGERKFSCGGSLINNRYVLTAAHCVVGEVERKEGNLVSVRLGEYDTTTDVDCIEQDGERICADPPIDVPVEEKLPHPEYSELTKLNDIALLRLNRDILYTDFIQPICLPLADFRSSTAGDVNFVTGFGRTLKGSRSPIKQKLGIKVYDQDRCRAKFATKKADITANQLCAGGDFAKDSCHGDSGGPLMKLQKVWTLEGVVSFGNRCGLEDWPGVYTRVPAYMDWIRTTIRN; encoded by the exons ATGATCACCCGATTAAATTTTGGGCCATTGCtcctgctactgctgctgctgatgatcCAAAGTACCGTTCAGCAAC AATGTATGACCCCAACGCGCAAACGTGGCCTCTGCAGTTCCATTTACGATTGCAGCAGCATGCTGTCCTTTTTCGGTGATCGTCTGTTGACTTGGGAGGAGCGGGACTTTCTGAAACTGTCCGCCTGTACCGGTGCCGCCAGCGGTCAGCAACCGTTCGTTTGCTGTCCGGACAAAGCCGTACGGCATGGGCCGGGTGATACGATCCAAACGCCACCCCCACCACCGGAGATCCCATCGGCAGTAACTCCACTGCAGCCGGAAAATCGTGCTCACGTTACCGGCGGAGTGCTGCCGAACCCGAGGGCCAACGAGTGCGGGGTCAGCATCGGAATGCGAATCTACGGCGGCGAGAATGCCGACATCGACGAGTTTCCCTGGTTGGCCATGTTGCAGTTCGAAAATTTCCGCGGAGAACGAAAATTCAGCTGCGGCGGATCGTTGATCAACAATCGGTACGTGCTGACGGCGGCACACTGCGTGGTGGGTGAGGTCGAGCGGAAGGAAGGCAATTT AGTTAGTGTCCGGCTGGGAGAGTACGACACCACGACGGATGTCGACTGTATCGAACAGGACGGCGAACGGATCTGTGCCGATCCGCCGATTGATGTTCCGGTGGAGGAGAAACTGCCCCATCCGGAGTACAGCGAGCTGACCAAGTTGAATGATATTGCACTGCTGCGGTTGAATCGGGACATTCTCTATACGGACTTTATTCAACCGATTTGCCTCCCGTTGGCAGATTTCCGGAGTTCGACCGCTGGAGATGTTAATTTTGTGACAGGATTTGGACGGACGTTGAAGG GCAGCCGCAGCCCGATCAAACAGAAGCTCGGCATCAAGGTGTACGATCAGGATCGGTGTCGGGCTAAATTCGCCACCAAGAAGGCGGACATCACGGCCAACCAGCTGTGTGCCGGCGGTGACTTCGCCAAGGATTCCTGCCACGGAGATTCGGGTGGTCCGCTGATGAAACTGCAGAAAGTCTGGACCCTGGAGGGAGTGGTTTCGTTCGGCAACCGGTGCGGCCTGGAGGACTGGCCCGGAGTGTACACCCGGGTACCGGCGTACATGGACTGGATCCGGACGACGATCCGGAATTGA
- the LOC131431679 gene encoding CLIP domain-containing serine protease B10-like — MYNNKKMGKCGIKVILLMLLMVMHGSWVWCQNACRTPNRRDGRCVPRDECRSFVQYFSPDRILTVDELTFVRLSSCSESPPKICCPDRVSTGTTSVVTSTVATPSGVSYDFTGLLPDPRQYECGLDFLADRIYGGESTSLEEFPWYALLEYVTKKGERVFECGGSLINKRYVLTAAHCLDNVKLDDGEIFANVRLGEHNTATDVDCEEDDGEVTCSDPPQNIGFEEVIVHPRYSKVDQNQHHDIALVRLDRDATLSKYVTPICLPEAGFSPTKAGQNVTITGFGHTGRKRHSGIKQKAHVPIVDPDQCQAKWGKRITVGDGQLCAGGHFNIDACHGDSGGPLMTQRLYWTIEGIVSFGNRCGLEGWAGMYTRVASYVGWIKSVIRA; from the exons AtgtacaacaacaaaaaaatgggGAAATGTGGCATTAAAGTGATCCTGTTGATGTTGTTGATGGTCATGCATGGATCGTGGGTTTGGTGTCAGAACG CTTGTCGCACCCCAAACCGACGCGACGGACGTTGCGTTCCTCGTGACGAGTGCCGCAGTTTTGTGCAGTACTTTTCACCGGATCGGATTCTCACCGTGGACGAGCTAACCTTCGTACGGTTGTCCAGTTGCAGCGAGAGTCCACCGAAGATCTGCTGTCCGGATCGGGTATCGACGGGAACGACTTCGGTGGTGACTTCGACCGTGGCGACCCCATCCggtgtttcgtacgatttcaccgGACTGCTTCCGGATCCGAGACAGTACGAGTGTGGGTTGGATTTCCTCGCCGATCGGATCTACGGAGGCGAGAGCACTTCGCTGGAGGAGTTTCCCTGGTACGCACTGCTCGAGTACGTCACCAAGAAAGGCGAGCGGGTGTTCGAGTGCGGTGGATCGTTAATCAACAAGCGGTACGTGCTGACGGCGGCACACTGTCTGGATAATGTGAAACTGGATGATGGTGAGATATT TGCCAACGTGCGACTCGGAGAGCACAACACCGCAACCGATGTGGACTGCGAAGAGGATGACGGCGAGGTGACCTGTTCGGATCCTCCACAGAACATTGGCTTCGAAGAGGTCATCGTACATCCGCGATATTCCAAGGTGGATCAGAACCAACATCACGACATTGCCTTGGTCCGTCTGGACCGGGACGCTACGTTGAGTAAGTACGTGACTCCGATATGTCTACCGGAGGCGGGATTCAGTCCAACCAAAGCCGGCCAAAATGTCACCATCACCGGATTCGGTCACACGGGTCGAAAAC gGCACAGCGGCATCAAGCAGAAAGCACATGTCCCGATCGTAGATCCGGACCAGTGTCAGGCCAAGTGGGGCAAACGGATCACCGTCGGGGACGGGCAGCTTTGCGCTGGAGGACACTTCAATATCGACGCTTGCCACGGCGACTCCGGCGGACCGCTGATGACTCAACGGCTCTACTGGACCATCGAAGGCATCGTGTCCTTCGGGAACCGGTGCGGTCTGGAAGGCTGGGCCGGAATGTATACGCGTGTCGCGAGCTATGTTGGGTGGATCAAAAGCGTGATACGGGCTTGA
- the LOC131431669 gene encoding CLIP domain-containing serine protease B9-like isoform X1, translating into MTTVLSVTIVCCAFAVTCSGFLFPSEVPDVHIDRINNFDRWPQYRERQVAAGNYRKCMTPTRKRGLCSSIYDCSSMLSFFGDRLLTWEERDFLKLSACTGAASGQQPFVCCPDKAVRHGPGDTIQTPPPPPEIPSAVTPLQPENRAHVTGGVLPNPRANECGVSIGMRIYGGENADIDEFPWLAMLQFENFRGERKFSCGGSLINNRYVLTAAHCVVGEVERKEGNLVSVRLGEYDTTTDVDCIEQDGERICADPPIDVPVEEKLPHPEYSELTKLNDIALLRLNRDILYTDFIQPICLPLADFRSSTAGDVNFVTGFGRTLKGSRSPIKQKLGIKVYDQDRCRAKFATKKADITANQLCAGGDFAKDSCHGDSGGPLMKLQKVWTLEGVVSFGNRCGLEDWPGVYTRVPAYMDWIRTTIRN; encoded by the exons ATGACGACGGTGCTTTCAGTGACGATAGTTTGTTGTGCTTTTGCAGTTACCTGCAGTGGGTTTCTGTTTCCAAGTGAAGTTCCGGATGTTCACATTGACAGAATCAACAACTTTGACAGGTGGCCTCAGTACAGAGAAAGACAAGTTGCTGCGGGAAACTATCGAA AATGTATGACCCCAACGCGCAAACGTGGCCTCTGCAGTTCCATTTACGATTGCAGCAGCATGCTGTCCTTTTTCGGTGATCGTCTGTTGACTTGGGAGGAGCGGGACTTTCTGAAACTGTCCGCCTGTACCGGTGCCGCCAGCGGTCAGCAACCGTTCGTTTGCTGTCCGGACAAAGCCGTACGGCATGGGCCGGGTGATACGATCCAAACGCCACCCCCACCACCGGAGATCCCATCGGCAGTAACTCCACTGCAGCCGGAAAATCGTGCTCACGTTACCGGCGGAGTGCTGCCGAACCCGAGGGCCAACGAGTGCGGGGTCAGCATCGGAATGCGAATCTACGGCGGCGAGAATGCCGACATCGACGAGTTTCCCTGGTTGGCCATGTTGCAGTTCGAAAATTTCCGCGGAGAACGAAAATTCAGCTGCGGCGGATCGTTGATCAACAATCGGTACGTGCTGACGGCGGCACACTGCGTGGTGGGTGAGGTCGAGCGGAAGGAAGGCAATTT AGTTAGTGTCCGGCTGGGAGAGTACGACACCACGACGGATGTCGACTGTATCGAACAGGACGGCGAACGGATCTGTGCCGATCCGCCGATTGATGTTCCGGTGGAGGAGAAACTGCCCCATCCGGAGTACAGCGAGCTGACCAAGTTGAATGATATTGCACTGCTGCGGTTGAATCGGGACATTCTCTATACGGACTTTATTCAACCGATTTGCCTCCCGTTGGCAGATTTCCGGAGTTCGACCGCTGGAGATGTTAATTTTGTGACAGGATTTGGACGGACGTTGAAGG GCAGCCGCAGCCCGATCAAACAGAAGCTCGGCATCAAGGTGTACGATCAGGATCGGTGTCGGGCTAAATTCGCCACCAAGAAGGCGGACATCACGGCCAACCAGCTGTGTGCCGGCGGTGACTTCGCCAAGGATTCCTGCCACGGAGATTCGGGTGGTCCGCTGATGAAACTGCAGAAAGTCTGGACCCTGGAGGGAGTGGTTTCGTTCGGCAACCGGTGCGGCCTGGAGGACTGGCCCGGAGTGTACACCCGGGTACCGGCGTACATGGACTGGATCCGGACGACGATCCGGAATTGA